A region of Chiloscyllium punctatum isolate Juve2018m chromosome 44, sChiPun1.3, whole genome shotgun sequence DNA encodes the following proteins:
- the nopchap1 gene encoding LOW QUALITY PROTEIN: NOP protein chaperone 1 (The sequence of the model RefSeq protein was modified relative to this genomic sequence to represent the inferred CDS: deleted 1 base in 1 codon), producing the protein MAAGNGLSPNRSKELLRTESVPGFRQSLVVDPARSRRSTRPQIVRVERSSVLDRVQSFLPKLANANQELLKQMEISKPRQFDIENIEDCSDNVIEMNVSLFEMNGCDKSGEEALTSEDEDSQCENDSQCGEVTEANLKLHRSQKQKKCRIEVLSSDGTH; encoded by the exons ATGGCGGCGGGAAATGGCCTGTCCCCGAATCGATCCAAAGAGCTTCTGAGGACGGAGAGTGTCCCTg GTTTCAGGCAGAGCCTCGTGGTGGATCCGGCTCGATCGAGGAGATCAACCCGACCCCAGATCGTGAGAGTGGAGAGGAGCAGCG TGTTGGACAGAGTTCAGAGCTTTCTGCCAAAGTTGGCCAATGCGAATCAGGAACTCTTAAAACAGATGGAGATATCTAAACCG AGACAGTTTGACATCGAGAATATAGAGGATTGTTCCGATAATGTTATTGAAATG AATGTGTCTCTGTTTGAGATGAATGGCTGTGACAAAAGTGGAGAGGAAGCGTTAACTTCTGAGGATGAGGATTCTCAGTGTGAAAATGATTCTCAGTGTGGGGAAGTTACAGAAGCAAATCTCAAACTACACAGATCCCAGAAGCAAAAGAAGTGTAGAATAGAAGTTCTGTCAAGTGATGGCACCCACTAA